The genomic DNA TATTTCCTCTTCTTAACAGAATAGCCAAAAGTGCCTAAAAACTTTCCATGTTTATAATATCTACCATTATTATAACTAATTAAGCCAGCTTTTTGAATTTCAAACTTAGATGTTTTTTTATTAAAATATTTTTCATCTGCAATTGTGTTTAAAACATTAGCTATAAACATATGGTGTGAGCCCAATTCCAATATTTGAACAACTTTACATTCCATTGCTAATGAGCTTTCCTGTATATACGGGCACGCAACCTGAATTCCATCAACTGGAGTTAGCTTTAAAGCTCTAAACTTATCAAAATTTTCGCCACTACAAACACCACAATAATCTGCTGCAAACGCTAATGAACTATCTACTAAATGCACGGTAAATTCCATATTTGAGCGTATTAATTTATACGAATATCGCTCCGGACGTACAGAAATATACAGCATTGGAGGCTTTGTACATACAGTACCAGTCCATGCTATTGTTATTAAATTATGAGTTTCCTTATTGCCACATGAAACCAACACAACCGGCAATGGATACAGCAAATTGCCCGGCTTCCATATTAATTTATTACACATAATTATATTTATTATATTTTTTCTATTACACAAATATAATTATTTAATTAGATTACTAAAAAAAATCTTCAATCGCATTTTTTTATTTTATATCTTTACGGCATAAAATCTTAACTTATCATGAAACTCATTTCTAGTTTATTTTTAGCAATAGCATTATCGCTAAATGTGTTTTCAAGTTTAGCTGCAGAAAGCAAACTATACTGCATGAAAGGATTTGTAAATAAATCTCCTGCTACAATGTTTTTTGCATATCTATCAAACGAACAAATTGTATCATTTTTTGGCTCGTACTATTACGATGCAATAATGCTACCAATTAATCTGGGTGGCACCCAAAAAGATGGAATTTTAACTTTACATGGTCTTTACGGCTCTCATGAAGAAAAATTTGAAGGCAAACTCAGCAATACAGGATATAGCGGTTATTGGACATCTGGTGATAAAAAATATTCTTTTAATTTTACAATAAATAAAGAATTGCAATCCAGCTTTTCATGGTTATTTTTTGAGCGTCTTAAATATTTAAAAAAAGAAGGAGAACTCCCTTTATCTGCTTATTACGATGCTGTTGCCTTTCCAAAAGAAAACATCAAGAACTACAATACTATTAGAAACGAAATATTTAAGGCAAATTCAGAAACTGAAATGTTGAAAAAAATAACAAAACCCGAGTCTGATTTTAAAAACGAAGATGAAAAATTTGAAATAGAAGAAGGACATGAATTCATGCTATCTTCAGAGCTTTTCAATTATATTATTCCAATTTTCATGAATAATGACTTTATTATTTTTAAAGCATTTACATATATGTATTTAGGCGGTGCACATGGCAACAGCGGTGTAAACTATTTTACTTATGATTTAAACAAAAATAAACTAGTAAAATTATCTGATATATTGATAAACACAAATAGCTTTGAATTAAAGGAAATTATTTACAATTATTACATTATAAAATACGGTGCAGATGCTGGCGAAAACTTGTTTGTAGATAAAAAAGCTTTAGATGTTCCTGAAGTTTTTTACATAACGCCAAATAATATCACTTTTAGCTATGGTGAATATGAAATAGCTTCTTATGCTGACGGCATTATTTCAGTTACTGTGCCTTTAGAAAAAATAGAGAAATTTTTAACCGAATATGCTATCAAAACCTTCATTAAATAATTGAGCCATGTTTATTAACAAACTTACTGCTACTCTCACACTCTTCTCAATAGCATTATTCATTAATTTAAACATATTTGCTCAATCTTTTCAAGGAAAAATTATTTGCGGATTAAATCTAGCCCAAGTAGATGGAGACGAAGTAGTTGGATACAGAAAACCCGGTTTTAATACAGGCGTTGGAGCGGCATTTCCGTTTGGAAAAAGTTGGCTTGTCTCTCTTGAAACTATTTTTAATCAAAAAGGAGCTTACAAAAAATTTTCACCTGATGATAGATTTAATGCAGTATTACCTTATTATAATCTTAGGTTAAACTATGCCGAAATTCCTTTACTTATTCAATACAATGACAAAAATATTGTTACAGGTGGAATCGGATTTTCTTACGGCAGATTAGTTTCTGGTAAAGAAATCGAACATGGCGTAAAAATAGACTGGAAAAACAATTCACCTTATTCTAAAAATGATTTTAATGTTTTGGTGGATGTTAGCTTTCGAGTTTACCAAAAAATGCACTTTAATTTCAGATACGCTTATTCTATGTACAGAATAAGAAATAGAATATTCGATAACACTGTATCTGTATGGGAAAGAAAGCAATATAACAATTTGATTTCTTTTAGGATAATGTATATTTTTAATGATAATTATAAACCTAAAAGCAAGTAATTTGCTTGATTTTTTGCGGAAATAGCTAAGAATATGTTTTGCTTTTTTTGTAATTTTTTGCAGATTTTTTTAAATTAAATAATTTATA from Bacteroidales bacterium includes the following:
- a CDS encoding flavin reductase family protein, which encodes MCNKLIWKPGNLLYPLPVVLVSCGNKETHNLITIAWTGTVCTKPPMLYISVRPERYSYKLIRSNMEFTVHLVDSSLAFAADYCGVCSGENFDKFRALKLTPVDGIQVACPYIQESSLAMECKVVQILELGSHHMFIANVLNTIADEKYFNKKTSKFEIQKAGLISYNNGRYYKHGKFLGTFGYSVKKRK
- a CDS encoding DUF3298 domain-containing protein encodes the protein MKLISSLFLAIALSLNVFSSLAAESKLYCMKGFVNKSPATMFFAYLSNEQIVSFFGSYYYDAIMLPINLGGTQKDGILTLHGLYGSHEEKFEGKLSNTGYSGYWTSGDKKYSFNFTINKELQSSFSWLFFERLKYLKKEGELPLSAYYDAVAFPKENIKNYNTIRNEIFKANSETEMLKKITKPESDFKNEDEKFEIEEGHEFMLSSELFNYIIPIFMNNDFIIFKAFTYMYLGGAHGNSGVNYFTYDLNKNKLVKLSDILINTNSFELKEIIYNYYIIKYGADAGENLFVDKKALDVPEVFYITPNNITFSYGEYEIASYADGIISVTVPLEKIEKFLTEYAIKTFIK
- a CDS encoding PorT family protein, whose translation is MFINKLTATLTLFSIALFINLNIFAQSFQGKIICGLNLAQVDGDEVVGYRKPGFNTGVGAAFPFGKSWLVSLETIFNQKGAYKKFSPDDRFNAVLPYYNLRLNYAEIPLLIQYNDKNIVTGGIGFSYGRLVSGKEIEHGVKIDWKNNSPYSKNDFNVLVDVSFRVYQKMHFNFRYAYSMYRIRNRIFDNTVSVWERKQYNNLISFRIMYIFNDNYKPKSK